The following coding sequences lie in one Armatimonadota bacterium genomic window:
- a CDS encoding flagellar hook-basal body complex protein: protein MNRGIYTGARGMMTTTQWMDVISNNLANSGTDGYKADTLAFTDVMMKNLYANGGKGVYLGSIGNGPAATANSIDRSVGTIRTTGNALDVALRTPQGMFAVQMNGQTYYTRNGSFSLDSAGHLVTNQGLPVLDTKGSPITITGKGKVMIDEQGLVHQGDNVVAQIGIYESDFAKAGLNLWTAGTQTPQPVANPELATNSLEASNVEPIQAMVDLIKVQRSFEESQRSIQTQDDMTGKLFEILNRH from the coding sequence ATGAACCGAGGAATCTACACCGGGGCACGGGGAATGATGACCACCACGCAGTGGATGGACGTGATTTCCAACAACCTTGCCAACTCTGGAACCGACGGATACAAGGCCGACACGCTGGCGTTTACCGACGTCATGATGAAGAACCTTTACGCCAACGGCGGAAAGGGCGTCTATCTCGGAAGCATCGGCAACGGCCCCGCCGCAACCGCCAACTCCATCGACCGAAGCGTCGGCACGATCCGCACGACGGGCAATGCGCTCGATGTGGCTCTCCGCACGCCGCAGGGCATGTTTGCGGTTCAGATGAACGGCCAAACCTACTACACCCGCAACGGCTCGTTCAGCCTCGACTCCGCTGGCCACTTGGTCACCAACCAGGGCCTTCCGGTTCTGGACACCAAAGGCTCCCCGATCACGATCACCGGCAAGGGCAAGGTGATGATCGACGAGCAGGGCCTGGTTCACCAGGGCGATAACGTCGTGGCCCAGATCGGCATCTACGAATCCGACTTTGCAAAGGCTGGACTCAATCTCTGGACTGCCGGCACGCAGACCCCTCAGCCGGTCGCAAACCCGGAGCTCGCAACTAACTCGCTGGAAGCCAGCAACGTCGAGCCCATCCAGGCGATGGTGGACCTCATCAAGGTCCAGCGCTCCTTTGAAGAATCTCAGCGGTCGATCCAAACCCAGGACGACATGACCGGAAAGCTCTTCGAAATCTTGAATCGACACTAA
- the flgG gene encoding flagellar basal-body rod protein FlgG: MLRSLNTSATGMVAQQFNLDVISNNLANVNTTGFKHQRAEFHDLVYQTVQSAGTSVGQNFKTPGGVQFGLGSMVSATANDLSQGASLSTGNPLDLMIVGEGYFRVLKPDGSFGYTRDGSFKKDATGLLVNSNGYPLVPQITIPEGATQVNIGQDGTVEAMIPGNSTPTRLDQITLAMFANPAGLTRAGENLWVESAASGAPNLIAPGTDGAGTVSAGYLEGSNVSVVEEMVRMITAQRAYEINSKAIQTSDDMLSILNTLKR, encoded by the coding sequence ATGTTAAGATCGCTCAATACTTCGGCAACCGGAATGGTTGCGCAACAATTTAACCTGGACGTTATCTCGAACAACCTCGCGAACGTCAACACGACTGGTTTCAAACACCAGCGGGCCGAGTTTCACGACTTGGTGTATCAGACGGTTCAATCCGCTGGTACCTCGGTCGGTCAGAACTTCAAAACGCCGGGTGGCGTTCAGTTCGGTCTTGGTTCGATGGTTTCCGCCACCGCCAACGACCTCTCGCAGGGCGCATCCCTCAGCACCGGTAACCCGCTCGACCTCATGATCGTCGGCGAAGGTTACTTCCGCGTGCTCAAGCCGGACGGCAGTTTCGGATACACCCGCGATGGCAGTTTCAAGAAGGACGCGACCGGTCTGCTGGTAAACAGCAACGGCTACCCGCTCGTCCCCCAGATCACGATTCCCGAGGGAGCGACTCAGGTGAATATTGGTCAGGACGGCACGGTCGAGGCCATGATTCCGGGCAACTCGACGCCGACACGGCTCGATCAGATTACTTTGGCGATGTTCGCCAACCCCGCCGGTCTCACCCGAGCTGGCGAGAACCTGTGGGTGGAGAGTGCGGCCAGCGGCGCGCCAAACCTCATTGCCCCCGGCACCGATGGAGCGGGTACGGTCTCCGCCGGGTATCTGGAAGGATCCAACGTTTCGGTTGTCGAAGAGATGGTTCGAATGATCACTGCGCAACGCGCCTATGAGATCAACTCGAAAGCCATCCAGACCTCAGACGACATGCTGTCGATTCTGAACACGCTGAAGAGGTAA
- the flgI gene encoding flagellar basal body P-ring protein FlgI has product MKLLSIATLLLTASMVFAQAGPPSGGGDTKPTRITDEMSRRMSNMRQAESNGISVRIKDIARFRGIRSNSLMGIGVVVGLKGTGDTRKNPQSAAAIANYMKSMGQSVDPTLIEPKNCALVFVRAELPPFATNGQELDLTVASAGDALSLQGGLLLRTELYAVGDNETVYAIGEGSISIGGYGASSGGSSKSVGFLTAGRVPSGGVVEQGAPTKLVYSGKMYLELMDADLTTANRVQDEINKKYPEFNAMAENGGTIGVSLPTTMSPVQAMSKLEELNVLVDNAAVVVINEKTGAIAIGGNVRIAPVAIASGSISVKIEESTSVSQPNPFAQGTTTPVTNQKVSADQGEADIAVMAPNTTVADLARIFQELRLKSSDIINILQILRQQGALKARLVIQ; this is encoded by the coding sequence ATGAAACTCCTTTCCATCGCAACGCTTTTGCTGACTGCGAGCATGGTTTTTGCCCAGGCTGGACCTCCTTCCGGTGGCGGCGACACCAAGCCGACACGCATCACGGACGAGATGTCCCGCCGCATGTCCAACATGCGACAGGCCGAAAGCAACGGCATCAGCGTCCGCATTAAGGACATCGCCCGGTTCCGCGGCATCCGCTCCAACTCCCTCATGGGTATTGGTGTAGTGGTCGGCCTTAAGGGCACTGGCGACACGCGAAAGAACCCGCAGAGTGCGGCGGCCATCGCCAACTATATGAAGTCGATGGGGCAATCCGTCGATCCGACGCTCATCGAACCGAAGAACTGCGCTCTCGTATTTGTCCGCGCCGAGCTTCCCCCGTTCGCCACGAACGGCCAAGAACTTGACCTCACGGTCGCATCGGCTGGTGACGCGCTCAGCTTGCAGGGAGGACTCCTCCTTCGCACCGAGCTGTACGCCGTCGGAGACAACGAAACGGTTTACGCCATCGGCGAAGGCTCCATCAGCATCGGTGGGTACGGCGCTTCGTCGGGTGGCAGCAGCAAGTCGGTTGGCTTCCTCACCGCGGGCCGAGTCCCCAGCGGCGGCGTGGTCGAGCAAGGCGCGCCGACGAAACTGGTCTACAGCGGCAAGATGTACCTCGAACTGATGGATGCCGACCTCACGACGGCTAACCGAGTTCAGGACGAAATCAACAAGAAGTATCCCGAGTTCAACGCCATGGCGGAGAACGGCGGCACCATCGGCGTTTCGCTCCCGACCACTATGTCTCCGGTTCAGGCGATGTCCAAGCTGGAAGAGCTGAACGTCCTGGTCGACAATGCGGCCGTGGTCGTCATTAACGAAAAGACCGGCGCGATCGCCATCGGCGGAAACGTCCGCATCGCTCCCGTCGCCATCGCCAGCGGCTCCATCAGCGTCAAGATCGAGGAATCGACGAGTGTGTCCCAGCCGAATCCGTTCGCTCAGGGCACGACCACGCCGGTCACGAACCAGAAGGTCTCGGCCGATCAAGGCGAAGCCGACATTGCGGTCATGGCTCCGAATACGACCGTCGCCGACCTGGCCCGCATCTTCCAAGAGTTGCGTCTCAAGTCCAGCGACATCATCAATATCCTTCAGATCCTGCGTCAGCAGGGCGCCCTCAAGGCAAGGCTGGTGATCCAGTGA
- the flgK gene encoding flagellar hook-associated protein FlgK, whose protein sequence is MSSPFQGIETASRALRAFQRSLDTTGHNIANVNSTGYSRQTVSLAATPALTEFGGHEYSIGTGVNISTIARIRDSMLEQRRQTAFSQQGQAESSLGNLEKVQSMFLDVQGSGISDSLSTFFNSWSALGSDPTNAGNLLAVQSAGRDLASKISSTYSQLKAQATDQGTQASQTIGDIQNLANKIADLNAGIRKDLARGGSPNDMMDERDQAVADLSKLVNITTNTASDGAIVVSVGGLSLVDQVGAKTFPTTFDAASGTVSDSVGSWPISGGKLKGIFDATNQVNGYMGQLDNLANTLRTQVNAVHMAGYTANGSTGVAFFNDSVPQTGAIDFALSSAVDSNPQNIVVGTTSAASDGSAALALSNMRDTKVAGLGNRTMGDYYTSLITTVGRDVSVAQNNVDTANALSEQVEAQVQDVSGVNLDDEMSDMLKFQRSYQASAKVLSTMDQVMGDLMNMLNR, encoded by the coding sequence ATGTCTAGTCCGTTTCAAGGCATCGAAACCGCAAGCCGAGCGCTTCGGGCATTCCAGCGCAGTCTGGATACGACCGGCCACAATATCGCCAACGTCAACTCGACGGGATATTCGCGGCAGACGGTCAGCCTTGCTGCGACTCCGGCTCTAACCGAGTTCGGTGGCCACGAGTACAGCATCGGCACCGGCGTCAACATTTCGACGATTGCCCGCATTCGCGACTCAATGCTGGAACAGCGACGCCAAACCGCGTTTTCCCAGCAGGGGCAGGCCGAAAGCTCGCTCGGCAACCTTGAAAAGGTTCAGTCGATGTTCTTGGACGTCCAGGGCAGCGGCATCAGCGACTCGCTCAGCACGTTTTTCAATTCGTGGTCGGCCCTTGGGTCGGATCCCACGAACGCCGGTAACCTTCTGGCTGTCCAGTCGGCCGGTCGCGACCTCGCCAGTAAGATCAGCTCAACGTACAGTCAGTTGAAGGCGCAGGCGACCGACCAAGGCACGCAGGCGTCCCAGACCATCGGCGATATCCAGAACCTGGCCAACAAGATCGCCGACCTCAATGCCGGTATCCGCAAGGACTTGGCCCGAGGCGGTTCGCCCAACGACATGATGGACGAACGCGACCAAGCCGTCGCCGATCTCTCCAAGCTCGTGAACATCACGACCAACACCGCCAGCGATGGCGCGATCGTGGTTTCCGTCGGCGGGTTGTCGCTCGTGGACCAAGTGGGAGCCAAGACCTTCCCTACGACCTTCGATGCCGCATCGGGAACGGTGTCGGATTCGGTGGGAAGCTGGCCGATCAGCGGTGGCAAGCTGAAGGGCATTTTCGACGCAACCAACCAGGTTAACGGCTATATGGGCCAGTTGGACAACCTCGCCAACACGCTCCGAACTCAGGTGAATGCCGTCCACATGGCGGGCTATACCGCCAATGGTTCGACTGGCGTCGCCTTCTTCAACGATTCGGTGCCGCAAACCGGCGCCATCGACTTCGCGCTCTCTTCGGCGGTCGATTCCAATCCGCAGAACATCGTCGTGGGCACCACGTCAGCCGCGTCCGATGGTTCCGCCGCCCTCGCTCTTTCGAATATGCGGGACACCAAGGTCGCTGGCCTCGGCAACCGGACGATGGGCGACTACTACACCAGCCTCATCACGACGGTGGGACGCGACGTCAGCGTCGCTCAGAACAACGTCGATACCGCTAACGCGCTTAGCGAACAGGTGGAGGCGCAGGTGCAGGATGTCAGCGGCGTCAACCTCGACGACGAGATGTCCGACATGCTGAAGTTCCAACGAAGCTATCAGGCCTCGGCGAAGGTCCTGAGCACGATGGATCAGGTCATGGGTGACCTGATGAATATGTTGAACCGCTAA